A region of the Acidimicrobiales bacterium genome:
CGGTGAGGGGTGGCTCGGCGGGGCGCGCGGGGAGACCGACTACATAGCGATGGTGGTGTCGACCGGGGTCGGTGGGGGCATCGTCCTCGAGGGGAGACTGCTCCACGGCGCCGACGGCAACGCGGGCCATGTCGGTCATGTCTTCGTCGAACCCGACGGGCGTGCCGATGCCTCGGGGGCACGCGGGAATCTGGAAGGTCAGGCATCGGGCACCGCCATCCGGGCCGTCACGGGCGCCGACCCAGCTACTGCACCTGTCGAAGTGCGGCGCCACGTGGGCGAGCTCGTCGGGCGCGGCATCGCCTCCGTCGCCAATCTGCTCGACCTGCGGTTGGCTCTGGTCTCAGGGTCCGTCGCGCTCGGCTATGGCGACGACTTCTTCGATGCCGCGCAACGAACTGTGGACCAGCTCTGTCGGCTCGACCACTCGCGGGGCACGGTCGTGCGCCCGGGGGAACTCGGCGCGGACGGCCCGCTGATCGGCGC
Encoded here:
- a CDS encoding ROK family protein; the protein is MQRSGPRHVLAVDIGGTKVAVGVVSRDGEILARGQAPTAAAATGEELFGTVVELASDAMSAVDEAPTICGVGTGGPAREMHRLISPLNIAVWRDFPLGERLSRELGLPTHVENDAKALALGEGWLGGARGETDYIAMVVSTGVGGGIVLEGRLLHGADGNAGHVGHVFVEPDGRADASGARGNLEGQASGTAIRAVTGADPATAPVEVRRHVGELVGRGIASVANLLDLRLALVSGSVALGYGDDFFDAAQRTVDQLCRLDHSRGTVVRPGELGADGPLIGAAAVALRAAGMKILPAD